A single window of Microplitis demolitor isolate Queensland-Clemson2020A chromosome 7, iyMicDemo2.1a, whole genome shotgun sequence DNA harbors:
- the LOC106693781 gene encoding odorant receptor 67c-like, which translates to MIDNAQISNQLSFLIIVLMYTSGMFYNVVMPLILPIVFKTNTHSNTSERLPIFPGYDVAFNAKISPVYEITYVFFICAMLDQNDFMNMIPYAMLFISLNFNILIMCYSSELLDSQFVEIGEETYKTEWYKFSVKIRTYFILIISISQRSQKITAGGIVELSYATYLSIIKTGFAYMQILRAADM; encoded by the exons atgATTGACAATGCGCAAATAAGCAATCAATTATCTTTTTTGATTATTGTTCTAATGTATACCAGTGGAATGTTCTATAATGTAGTAATGCCGCTAATACTCCCGATAGTATTCAAAACTAATACTCATTCAAATACTTCTGAACGATTACCGATTTTTCCGGGCTACGATGTTGCTTTCAATGCCAAAATATCGCCTGTCTATGAAATAACctacgttttttttatttgtgcg ATGTTGGATCAAAACGATTTTATGAATATGATACCTTATGCtatgttatttatttctctgaattTTAACATACTCATAATGTGTTATTCTAGTGAACTTTTAGACAGTCAG TTTGTTGAAATTGGAGAAGAAACATATAAGACCGAATGgtataaattttcagtaaaaataagaACATACTTCATTTTGATAATAAGCATATCTCAACGCTCTCAAAAAATAACTGCTGGCGGTATAGTCGAATTATCTTACGCTACTTATCTGTCA ataattaaAACGGGGTTTGCTTATATGCAAATTTTACGAGCCGCAGATATGTGA
- the LOC103575850 gene encoding uncharacterized protein LOC103575850 has product MPIILPILFHTKTNTSDRLPIFQGYDVIFNAQVSPLYEIAFFFEHSLLRFKMLAQKFCISRTETPNGEMFNYSILYRFSNNIRKSLFELCLLEIGASTILFCIDEYCFLKMLEKNDFANMIPYLMLFAALNFNILVLCYFSELLDSQFAEIGIHSCMTEWYRFPLKIRKYLILIICMSQRSQKLTAGGIIDISYTTYVQIIKAGFTYLQLLRASNM; this is encoded by the exons atgccgATAATATTACCGATATTATTCCATACCAAAACAAATACTTCTGATCGGTTACCTATTTTTCAGGGCTatgatgttatttttaatgctcaAGTGTCGCCGCTTTATGaaatagcatttttttttgaa CATAGCCTGCTAAGATTTAAGATGCtagctcaaaaattttgtatttctcGCACCGAAACGCCGAACGGAGAGATGTTTAATTATAGTATTTTATACAGGTTTTCCAACAATATTcgaaaaagtttatttgaattatgttTGCTTGAGATCGGCGCATCTACGatacttttttgtattgaCGAATATTGTTTTTTGAAG atgTTGGAGAAAAACGATTTTGCGAATATGATACCTTATCTCATGTTATTTGCCGCTCTCAATTTCAATATATTAGTTCTATGTTATTTTAGTGAACTTTTAGATAGTcag TTTGCCGAAATCGGAATACACTCATGCATGACGGAATGGTATCgatttcctttaaaaataagaaagtaTTTGATTTTGATTATCTGTATGTCTCAACGCTCTCAAAAATTGACTGCCGGTGGAATAATTGATATATCTTATACTACTTATGTACAG ATAATTAAAGCCGGATTCacttatttacaattattgagAGCTtcaaatatgtaa